A single region of the Oncorhynchus kisutch isolate 150728-3 linkage group LG30, Okis_V2, whole genome shotgun sequence genome encodes:
- the ptf1a gene encoding pancreas transcription factor 1 subunit alpha encodes MDTVLDTFTGLDSFSSPYFDEDDFFTDQSSRDHLDTDEFLDDDVDFLTSHFQDYYKDSRLAHDGDYCEIGNFSFSSSSSTFSYECTDSTSELSPQMGGDVPMLKRRRRMRSDMEMQHLRQAANVRERRRMQSINDAFEGLRSHIPTLPYEKRLSKVDTLRLAIGYINFLAELVQSDMPIRNSDSEAPTQPKKVIICHRGTRSPSPSDPDYGLPPLAGHSLSWTDEKQLKDQNIIRTAKVWTPEDPRKLHMKPSLNNIENEPPFSLT; translated from the exons ATGGACACTGTCTTAGATACATTTACAGGATTGGACTCCTTCTCTTCACCTTATTTTGACGAGGATGATTTCTTTACTGACCAGTCCTCCAGGGACCACTTGGACACCGACGAGTTTCTAGATGACGATGTCGATTTTCTCACCAGCCATTTCCAAGATTACTACAAGGACAGCAGGTTAGCGCACGATGGGGACTACTGTGAAATTGGCAActtttccttctcttcctcctcctctaccttctcgTATGAATGCACTGACAGCACCTCAGAGCTGTCGCCTCAGATGGGAGGAGATGTCCCGATGCTAAAAAGGCGGAGGCGGATGAGATCCGATATGGAGATGCAACATTTACGGCAGGCTGCCAACGTCCGGGAGCGGCGGAGGATGCAGTCCATTAACGATGCTTTCGAGGGACTCCGGTCTCACATCCCCACTCTGCCATACGAGAAGAGGCTCTCCAAAGTCGATACCCTGCGCCTGGCCATTGGCTACATCAACTTCCTCGCTGAGCTCGTACAGTCGGACATGCCCATCCGAAACTCCGACAGTGAAGCACCGACTCAACCCAAAAAAGTTATAATTTGCCACAGAGGAACAA GATCTCCGTCTCCAAGTGACCCTGACTACGGGTTGCCTCCCCTTGCCGGCCACTCTCTGTCCTGGACAGACGAGAAACAGCTGAAAGACCAGAACATCATTAGAACCGCTAAAGTTTGGACACCCGAGGACCCACGAAAACTGCACATGAAACCCTCACTGAACAACATTGAAAACGAGCCTCCTTTCAGCTTAACCTGA